One window of the Parasphingopyxis algicola genome contains the following:
- a CDS encoding efflux transporter outer membrane subunit yields MMRFAVPLLVIGLATGCAVGPDYGGPPAVESVGTTAFDRAAMAPVATAQPVAEWWRQLDDPLLDDLIDRAFDHNRDIAAARANLRASRAVLRGRGWDYFPTGGVDGSYARQRFSEEAQQGGLPAGVDIPDRDFYDVGFDAIWEIDIFGRIGRANEAARADAEAVGATRDDLLVSVAAEVATAYVDLRGAQQRLAVAERNASNQEDSYALTQILLRGGRGTRLDTERARAQLETTRASIPPLRAQIDALIHRLGVLTGNGPTGLRDALIDLRPLPELPRMVSIGDPSGLFRRRPDIRRAERELAAATARIGVAAADFFPTVSIVGDAGFQSTAIGNLLQGSALAFTFGPQLIWNLLDFGRIDAAVDAEGARAEAAAARYEQTVLLAFEETENALTRYGNELQRRDRLGQAQRSAREAARLARLRFDNGVDDFLTVLDAERVTLENEDRHVVSEIEVARQLIAIYKALGGGWQTVEEQARPD; encoded by the coding sequence ATGATGCGGTTCGCCGTCCCACTCCTTGTGATCGGGTTGGCAACCGGTTGCGCCGTGGGCCCGGATTATGGCGGCCCGCCCGCCGTCGAAAGCGTCGGCACGACCGCTTTCGACCGCGCGGCCATGGCACCGGTTGCCACCGCCCAGCCGGTCGCCGAATGGTGGAGGCAGCTCGACGATCCGCTGCTCGACGACCTGATCGACCGCGCCTTCGACCATAATCGCGATATCGCGGCCGCACGGGCCAATCTCCGCGCATCGAGGGCCGTTCTGCGCGGACGCGGCTGGGACTATTTCCCGACGGGCGGCGTCGATGGTTCATATGCGCGCCAACGGTTCTCCGAGGAGGCGCAACAGGGCGGATTGCCGGCCGGCGTCGACATCCCCGATCGCGATTTTTACGATGTCGGTTTCGATGCGATCTGGGAGATCGACATATTCGGCCGGATCGGGCGCGCCAACGAGGCCGCGCGCGCCGATGCCGAAGCGGTCGGCGCGACGCGCGACGACCTTCTCGTGTCCGTCGCCGCCGAAGTCGCCACCGCCTATGTCGACCTCCGGGGCGCGCAGCAGCGCCTTGCCGTCGCCGAACGCAACGCCTCCAACCAGGAAGACAGCTACGCGCTGACGCAAATTCTGCTGCGCGGCGGGCGCGGCACGCGGCTCGATACCGAGCGGGCGCGCGCGCAGCTCGAAACCACGCGCGCATCCATTCCTCCGTTGCGCGCCCAGATCGATGCGCTGATCCATCGGCTGGGCGTACTCACCGGCAATGGCCCGACCGGCCTCAGGGACGCATTGATCGACCTGCGGCCCTTGCCCGAACTGCCGCGCATGGTGTCGATCGGCGATCCGTCCGGACTGTTCCGCCGCCGCCCCGATATCCGCCGGGCCGAACGCGAACTCGCCGCCGCGACGGCGCGCATCGGGGTTGCGGCGGCGGATTTCTTCCCGACCGTCAGCATCGTCGGGGATGCGGGCTTCCAGTCGACGGCCATCGGCAATCTTCTCCAGGGATCGGCATTGGCATTTACCTTCGGTCCGCAGCTGATCTGGAATCTGCTGGATTTCGGCCGGATCGACGCCGCCGTCGATGCCGAAGGCGCGCGCGCCGAAGCCGCTGCGGCGCGCTACGAACAGACGGTGCTGCTTGCCTTCGAGGAGACCGAAAACGCGCTGACCCGATACGGCAACGAACTGCAGCGGCGCGACAGGCTGGGCCAGGCGCAGCGATCGGCGCGCGAGGCGGCCCGGCTCGCCCGCCTGCGCTTCGACAACGGGGTCGACGACTTCCTGACCGTGCTCGATGCCGAGCGCGTGACGCTGGAAAATGAGGACCGCCACGTCGTCAGCGAGATCGAGGTCGCCCGTCAGCTCATCGCGATCTACAAGGCGCTTGGAGGCGGTTGGCAGACTGTCGAGGAACAGGCGCGGCCGGACTGA